A DNA window from Salvelinus sp. IW2-2015 linkage group LG4q.1:29, ASM291031v2, whole genome shotgun sequence contains the following coding sequences:
- the LOC111962796 gene encoding cilia- and flagella-associated protein 100 isoform X2, translating to MKSTYLSRLRCRSAPMRSAVEDTIPEPEKCRREKTTWATVVTKSCSQERENIRDYLSKQREKFMQQYSLSVKQDTIKKLEKDTVIELQLIRHAEKHLEQDSVAFEKFIKENDQSSVEAVKLAEKETMMKMEKTAEIKKVTVQMMAMKSDISKYQEILKEYQTYKTFLMAVGPLEWREEQKRKREDRRATKQRERENTKMFCLPSSVKDENKKGPAYARRNSRVTKYSQIKHQSKSGKVSSILHHQERQGSTIPEVPETAETSDSDEEPEFCYSNPRDMLNLLTDLEEQNLSYIQNFQETEEVMDEISKTIQLTQERMNSEARILLQQVDILKNTIQREEEKTSELELKSRIFSYGEYRADKQDVMLNVLHKKVKEVYRVCVGEVDSNISTLHMLANIESRMQEVMDRLETLPPDNIDTVRTQREKEKRVKMREEKXLMKKHHQEERLRMALERATSDSKKRTGRRLMPRSEPSEIKKKDKTHALTTREQEDALYFFA from the exons ATGAAGAGTACCTACCTGTCCCGACTCAGGTGCCGCTCCGCCCCTATGAGGAGTGCTGTGGAAGACACAATCCCCGAACCAGAGAAATGCAGACGGGAAAAAACAACATGGGCCACTGTGGTCACTAaaa GTTGTAGTCAAGAGAGGGAGAACATTAGGGACTACTTGTCTAAACAGCGAGAAAAGTTTATGCAGCAG TACTCTCTGTCAGTGAAGCAAGACACCATCAAGAAGCTGGAGAAGGACACGGTGATAGAGCTTCAGTTGATCAGACATGCTGAGAAACATCTGGAACAGGACTCGGTCGCCTTTGAAAAGTTCATCAAGGAAAACGACCAGAGCTCAGTGGAAGCTGTCAAGTt GGCAGAGAAAGAGACTATGATGAAAATGGAGAAAACAGCAGAAATTAAAAAAGTAACAGTACAAATGATGGCGATGAAAAG CGACATCTCAAAGTATCAAGAAATCCTGAAGGAGTACCAGACCTACAAAACGTTTCTCATGGCCGTCGGACCCTTGGAGTGGCGCGAGGAACAGAAGCGcaagagggaggacaggagagcaaccaagcagagggagagagagaatacaaaaaTGTTCTGTCTACCCTCATCGGTCAAAG ACGAAAATAAAAAAGGTCCGGCGTATGCCAGACGCAATTCAAGAGTCACAAAATATTCTCAGATTAAACATCAAAGCAAAAG TGGCAAAGTCAGCAGCATACTTCACCACCAGGAGAGACAGGGGTCCACCATCCCTGAGGtgccagagacagcagagacctCAGACAGTGACGAG GAGCCAGAGTTCTGTTACTCCAACCCCAGGGACATGCTGAATTTGCTGACTGATCTGGAGGAGCAGAACCTGTCCTACATCCAGAACTTCCAGGAAACAGAGGAGGTCATGGATGAGATCAGCAAAACCATCCAGTTGACACAGGAAAGAAT GAACAGTGAGGCACGGATCTTGCTGCAGCAGGTAGACAtcctgaagaacaccatccagagggaggaggagaagacctCTGAGCTGGAGCTCAAGTCCAGGATCTTCTCCTATGGAGAGTACAGAGCTGACAAACAG GATGTGATGCTCAATGTGCTGCACAAGAAGGTGAAGGAAGTGTACagggtgtgtgtgggagaggtggactccaatatcAGCACTCTTCACATGCTGGCCAACATCGAGAGCAGAATGCAGGAAGTTATGGACCGACTGGAGACGCTGCCCCCGGACAACATTGACACCGTCCGCAcccagagggagaaggagaagagggtcaA GATGCGTGAGGAGAAGCMGTTGATGAAGAAACACCACCAAGAGGAGAGACTCCGAATGGCTCTGGAGAGAGCCACCTCGGACAGCAAGAAGAGG ACGGGCAGAAGGCTGATGCCACGATCGGAGCCATCAGAGAtcaagaagaaggacaagacgCACGCGTTGACCACTAGAGAGCAAGAAGACGCCTTGTACTTCTTTGCCTGA
- the LOC111962797 gene encoding small nuclear ribonucleoprotein F, with the protein MSLPLNPKPFLNGLTGKPVMVKLKWGMEYKGYLVSVDSYMNMQLANTEEYVDGALAGHLGEVLVRCNNVLFIRGVEEEEEDGEMKDV; encoded by the exons ATG AGTTTACCACTGAATCCCAAACCGTTCCTGAACGGTCTGACTGGCAAGCCCGTGATGGTGAAGCTGAAGTGGGGCATGGAATACAAAGGATACCTGGTGTCTGTGGACAGCTACATGAACAtgcag TTGGCCAACACTGAAGAGTATGTGGATGGAGCATTGGCTGGTCACCTAGGAGAAGTGCTCGTCAG ATGCAACAATGTCTTGTTCATTAGaggggtagaagaggaggaggaggatggtgaaATGAAAGACGTTTGA